Genomic segment of Thermococcus sp. Bubb.Bath:
TGAAGAGGCGAGAGAGAAGCTGTCCTCCCTCCTACCGACTCTTGACGTTGGAGTTAGTGTGGAACACGATGAGCTTACGAGCGCCCTCGAAAGGGAGCGCTCCACCGTTGCCGAACTTGGGGACTACATCCAGACCCTTACCGCGGGTATAGAGGAGATGAACACTCAGGCACAGGCACTCACCGACTATGCCCTTGAGACCGCCAATATGGCCGAGACCGGGAAACGCATCTCTGATAACGTCGCCCTCAACGTTGCCAGCATTACCGAGGTCAATCAGGACATGGAGAGGGCGGTTTCCATACTTGTGGA
This window contains:
- a CDS encoding methyl-accepting chemotaxis protein translates to EEAREKLSSLLPTLDVGVSVEHDELTSALERERSTVAELGDYIQTLTAGIEEMNTQAQALTDYALETANMAETGKRISDNVALNVASITEVNQDMERAVSILVEHSKRIGEIVEVISSIAEQTNLLALNAAIEAARSGEHGRGFAVVAENIRELADQSKKSTDQIT